Within Scomber japonicus isolate fScoJap1 chromosome 18, fScoJap1.pri, whole genome shotgun sequence, the genomic segment ATGTGAATGACTCGTAGATTGCAcgatttgtttattattatctaACAGTTCGGCGCACATATTATTCGCCAATGCAGcagattattattaaattatttggATAATTGGCCACATAGCACAGACGTCGCAGGTAAGGGAGAGCCACCTAAAAACAGATATTTCCGGAAGGAGGTTTGGTATCTGTTGATCTTGACAGTTTTCTCTCAGTACATTGTTAATCCAATCATGAACTCTACTTTGTGGGCCCTAAACGGAAGTTAATTTCCACCCTGTGTGCCCCACTGCATTAAATTTTTGCTATAACTATTCTGTATTAAATTGTCTAAAAACGACTATTAGGCTACGTTGAGTTGTGTGCATACATTAGGCTATCCCAAATGTGTTAAACAATTTTCAAACCCAGAgaaatttaatttgatttaaatcagGTAACTCACTTGGTCACCCATCAATGGCATCATCACCCCCCCCTGTCAAAGAGTAGAGGCATACAAGGCATTGGTGTGGTGATCCTTCACTCCATTAAACCTAAATAAAACCGGGTGGAAATGAGAGATAATATAAATAAGAGCTAAGGTGTTAATTTACCCCAATAGCCCTGTAAGCAGCTGTGTCATACCTCCAGTTCACTTTCCACATCTGTAAACTGGGATTCCTATAATTTTAACTGTGGTGTGAAATCTTCCATGTCCTCTGTGCTCAGGTGCCGATGAATGTGCGGTGCTGCGGTACAAATTCACaggggagaaggaggtggaCTTAATGTCAACATATGTGCCAGAGTCATTCAGGGGCCAGGGTATTGCTGCACTGCTGTCACAGGTAAGATTTAAACCTTGCTTTGGAAAATGTGAGTGTCGAGCATACGGTATACTGGCCCAAACAAATCcacattttgtgtatttttccgCTCTGAACTTCCTGGTTGAAGAAAACCTCAAGGCTCATGTCTCTTGTTGGTACATCAAGAAATACATTGATGAAAATCCACATAAAGGTTTTAAAGATCTCATCATCACTTGACTGTAGCCTGTTTGTCCAGCATGCTACCTCAAGTCACTGTACATTTCTCCAGAGGTTAAATGGATGATTAAAAGCACAATGCACTTGATTTGCAGAATGTGCACCATCCAAAAAGTTATGAATGATGATTGTTGAAAGGATTTGTTTGTAATTCATAGACTGAAATGCTGATTTGTTGAATGGGTTTGTTTGTAATTCATAGACTGAAGTGCTGAATCACAACAATTGAGAATAAGTGCAGTAAAattagtattatttttaaagattcaCAATTGAATGCTGAATAAATGTGAGTAAAGATAGATACTCATCAGTGTTTGAAGATGAAGTGGCTGCATGATTTTCATTCAGATTTCTTTTATCAACCTGAACCTGAAGTAAATTGGTGCTTATTTTTTATACCagattgcattttttaaaatcctgatCTGTCTGGTATCAGTTATGTTGtaatttgtattattgtatGTTGGGACATTGAAATATTTATGATGCCATAATGTTTGGAAATTGATATTGTAATATTATACCAGTATAATCTGTATATTTTTCTtgctaaaaatgtattttttgataATTAAAACAATCTTTTCTTCTGCGTATATTGGTGTCAAGTGAGAATATTACTCATTATAGCATTAAGCCAAGTTATTTATACTGCACATGCAGATATAACAAATaggtctatatatatatatatatatatatgggggACATTAAAGGATATGTCCACAATATTTCAAGTTTATCCTATTGTTATAAATTCCCTGAGTGATTAggcaaatatacaatattaatatgttAATTTGTTGAATATAATGTTGAGTTAAACAGGTGAATAATTTTAATCAGGCACCTTTCAGGTGAGTCTGATTTGAGTCAGGCAGTCTACAGGGCAGCTATGTTTACATTTCTGGGGTCCTTAAAAAAAGAATCCGTGTGTTGAACAATGTGTGTACTGACCGGCTGCTGACAAGTTTATATATAGAAGTTGAAAACGTAAAAACGGTGTCCTTATTCCCTAACCGGAGTACGTTCATGGGTGAAGTATTCCCAGCACAACATTTTCCCCCCATAGTTCTTTAACACCTATATCAACAGTCAAGAGCCCAAATTAacagtgaaacatgtttttctgtctgcaaTCATTCCTCATATTCATACTGGCAATTAGAAGATCCCTACATAAAGTGTACTtgaagctaatgtgaagcttcagtcgtccaaattAGTAAAACATCAAGTCTATGTCTTTCAATGTTactgtctctgtttttgttgCTCTACTtgcactgcagctgaacaggaaaacactgtccacTGAGACACAAAAAAGACCTTTGGGAGATATTAACTTCATCTGACTGACTAacgaggactgtggattttgtcccccatcacttacattagaAGGGATCCTCTAAGTATGAActggaggaatcattacagtgAACAAAACCAGTTTCAATGATCGCCGTTGTTTTAAGATCAGAAATGTTATGAACCTTACCTTTACCACACCTTTTTTGGGATTCTTTGAAGACCTGAGCCGCCTCGTGAGTATTCGGCTCTTCTACAGCCTTACTAGGTCATTGCACCAGGCCCCGTTGCCTCCTTTAATGTATACCTTAAAAGACAAATCCTCTGGGATTCTCTGGATGTGACTGAGTTGGATCTAAagaactggaaaaaaagaagattacaACTGTCTAACATACTGTTCTAGCAAGTGAACAAACTGTCACTTTGTAATTACCGATGCTGTTGGATGTCGTCCACCTGCAAGCTCGTCTCTCAGCAGGAGCTTCTCATTAGTGTTGAAAGGTATGAGGACTTCAAAGAGTGTGACTCTCTCCATGTTTCCTGGCCTTTGCAGCACCTTGTGGCTCAGGTGAATGATGGCTGCGTCCATGTCTGTGTGAGCCTGGATATTGAAAACTGGAGATGTGTGCTGACTCCTTTGCTGAGGGTCTGATGTTCTGCCTTTACTGACAAGCAGCCTCTCAAAGGGTTTCATTATATAGTAGAAGTAGACACCTGTAGTCACACCTGTAGTGTTTCAGGGCAGTGGGGTGTTGCAGGATGTTTCTCAGATTTAAGGTTAAGTTGGAAATATGACCTTTTTTGGAGAACATCTGCTAACTGGCAGATACATGAGCCCAAAGGTGCTGATATCAAGACAAACTGTTGCTATTTATAAAGTGCGGCATCCTATCTTGAATATTGTAGGGTGCACTGTGTTGGATAATGATTGTACAACTTTCAAAAAAgtggtttttaaatgtgaaagtgGAAGAGGCTCCTTTTTTAGTAATAGCTCTGTTGGAAGTAACGCCTCATCTAAACCCTCAACTTTCATTTAACTGATCATTTCAATGTGTTTAGAGTATAATATCTTTTAAATACTATTCATCTTTTTATAGTGGATACTGTTGTTATGATAATTTTGACTGTTACTGCATTACCTTTGGCTAACTATTTCAACAGTTTATTCATTACTTTTACAGCGTGCAGGGTTTAAATTCCCTTTAGCTACGACTTAACCATGAGCCTAGAAGATAAGAAGAAATGAGCATGTAAGGCGAGCACTGTATATCTTGGATTCTTGCCACCTAATGAGATTATTTCTGCCACCACGGCAGCTTCGCCGGTGGCTCTACTGAGACACAGTGTCAGATTGTCACGCTCAAAAGTCACTGGGTTGCCACAGCTGTGTAGTAAAGAACAAGTGGAACAATAATCACAGTGTTAGCCTCTTGGATCAGGATATACTGTACTATGTCATGAGAGGTGTGaaccacattttatttttgcattttgattACATATTCGGTGATATAGTGGTAAACTGCATGATCAGTTGCTGCAGAACATGTATTTCTATGTtgtgtttgaaattaaaaaaggcAAATCAGTCACAATCAGTGGATCATATACTTTCGTTCCAATAGATGTCAGTCTCACTTCATTGAAGATTTCCCTTCACACCCAGTTTGGTCTGTCAATGTTTGATTTATATCTCTCAGATTGGAAAATGTTCAACATCCATCACACTGATAAGATCCCAttagaaaaacatttataaatcaTACAGTAAGAGATGTGACCATCACAGATGACAGGTTCAAGGGAAGCGAGCTGACACATAAAGCAACATTTCTGATTTAAAATTGGATACaaagttaatgtttttaaaacaatcTGACAGAATTAAaccatggagaaaaaaaaaagattaaatgaatCCAAATGCTGCATGAGAGAAACAGTCACAGAGACAATACTGCTGGTGGATTTAAAATAGGATGCAATATATGCAACCATCTTGTTAAcgtatatcatctatgtatcatcaTTTCATAAGCATATTTGCAGACGTGCTTGCATATGCATGAATTGTATATATGCCTGCCAAGTAGTGATCATCAATATACCAACAAGCGCTGGCTGATCTTTTCAGGGCTGAAAAGATCAGTATGATGAACCGAGCACAGACACAGCTTGGGGAAGAAAGCTCAACCCATCTGCTCCTGAATAACAGCCGTGATTAGAATATTCAGCGTTGCCTCGAGACACataaaagatgtttttgttgACAAGCACAATCCCTCTTCTCTTGTGTTAAGGTATAGCACAGTAATGTTTTCAGTGAGATCATTTTCTGGTCCAATCCCAAACATGGTCTCTATTATTAAGCAGGTCACCAAGCCTCGTCCCCGATATGATGAGTAAAACTTTGATACAACTTGACTTTAAAAGGCTAATTCAACAAAATATCTTCTACACTGAAACAGATATTAAAgtgtctctgctgcagctgcagcctGCACATCCTGCAGCTCGCCACAGCTTAGTTTGAAGACGTTGAAATTGCAGCCCTCGTCCCATCCTCCCACAAATAATATCCGATGGAAAGATTTGATGAAATGCATGTTGTGTCAAAGCCGACCATGCCACATTATTTCCGGAGGAAGATTGTAGGCTCCGGCTTTGCAGACACACATTTGATATGGGGCaaggaacaaaacaaacaaatattctCCTGTATTAGAATTTTATATCCAGGAACAAGGGCCAATCTAGGTCAAAGAAATCAGCCCAAAATATGTTCCAGTGGGGCACAGGGACAGGGATGGTGACTCCATTTTTAGCAGTATGCCTCTCCTTGTTGTTCTGGTGCACTGTCCGTTTCGACCTCATATGTAGTTGTGCCTGTGGATGGTTTATTGCCATTGACGGGCAACTCTGGCGGTGCCTCAGTGTAAGCAGGCGCAGCAGTTAGGTACATGTCCCACATCTGCTCGGGGATATTCAGCTCTATCATCTTCTGCTTGACCAACAGGTTCTTCTCGATGTTCCGCCGTTTGTATTTAAACTCTATGATGGTCTTTGTGTACCTGTTCAACGCTGTCACTGCAGAGCCCATGCAGGTACCGAAGGAGCCCCAAGCTAAGCTGAGAAGAGGTTTGAAAACAGTATCAGGCTCAGACCCAGTAAGTAGCTCTCAAGTCTCATGTGGaaagccaaaccaacaatgaatgaaCTACTTAGAAGCATTTAAAGTAGTTAAATGACTTATTGTatgtatccaaagtctgatatatcttattcttctGTGCCATAGAATTACGTTGTTGTTGAAAATGAGTGAAAAACACGTCTGTGAGCCACAACAATGCAGAGGGCAGCATGTTCTTTGGCTTGGAGAAGTTTGGACATGTTAGTTTATAATGGCTCcaaaaagactaataacagcaatcatGTTCTCACCCTCCGTGTTGTGTAAGCCAGGCACTTaactagcttgttgtgctacatatcacaatcTCTTGACTTCATGCCAAAGTTATTTACAATGTTCAATGTAGGATAGGGTCAAGAAgctgtgatatgtagcacaataAGCTAATGAAGTACTGTAAATATGCTCAGTGGTGTCGGACTTACAAAGAACTACTCTCCGGACAATGAAAATGCAATCGCTGTTATTAGTCGTTAGAGTCGTTTTGGAGCAAACTAACATGACCAAATTCTACATAATGAAGAAGCAGAGGTCTACGGCACAGaataataagatatatcagactttggatacatTAATCAGCAGACAGAATAACAAACTGGGATTATAAAAAGATTAAACTTCGTAAGAACTCTTGCAAAATAGCCCTAATGAATAGAGATTGGTATTTTCTGCaccatttgttgtttgtgttaaaCTAATGAGATGgaataacacatttttacaatggATGTAAGAATCTCTTACGCATAAGACCAGCTGTAGTCCCAGGTCTTAGGCCTCCAGTCTTCTGGCCCCATAGCTACAGCCAGCTGGAATATGGTGGTGAACATCATGTGGGCCACCATCCCACAAAGGCCTGAAAACAAGAGAATATCAGTCTGTGTGCagtcatataatatataatatactccAGGGACTGTTTTCTATTAGCAAGGGGAGTAATATGGTAATTGGGGATTGATGGGTCTaggttctcaaatgtgagaatttgctcCTTGTATTGTCTTACATTATAGCAAATAGAATATTTTGGGGTTTGGTAGTGTTggtcagaaaaaaatatgacttttaggATACTGTGATGGGCATTTTTCTGTGTTCTTATATGTTACagaccaaacaattaatcagttaattaaaaacataatctgAATTAATTGAAAATGAGAATAATTGTTTAGCAAACACTCAAGAAGCCATTCATTGAGCTCCTACTTGATTTAATAATCTGTTTAGTGCATCCAAACCCAGGCTAGTTTCTGCTTAACATTTTGAAATGCTGAGGTAGCTTTGTGCTCTGTCACCACCTGTTGTACGATGTAGACCACAACTGTCCACATCTATCTGTAATGATGAATATTAAGAAAAGTATAACAGTCTTGAACCCTTAAACCCACAGAGGACAGCAGTGAAGTTTCTCTTAATTTAAAACTGACactatttacattttgtttaaatattcTAACTGTGCAGAACTCATAAATACTATGCATGTGGTAATAAATAGAAAATGACATTCACCATTTGTAGTTTTGTTCCACATAAGCAGATTTGTAAGGAACAAATatttacagagagaaaaaactgaGCTTCAATTTGAAAACAGGACACAATGTTGGAGTCAGATGAAACATGGTCTGACTGGGATAAACTGGGATGTGTGTGACATTCAGACAGATTGTGGGACTGGTCAGTGCCTTTGTgccgtgcccccccccccccccccccccctttgcgCCCCCCCCCCAGTCGGATGCTGGCCTTCTCTCATCCAGCAGTCTGTCTCGCCACAGCTGCTTTTCTCGGGATTAACTCGTCACAACAGGGGGAGATGAGGGTCAGGGGATGGGGGAGTAGAGTGGGTGGGAGGGAGCTCCTCTGGGCAGGTCTTGGCACGGCCCAAAACCACTGCCCCGGCTCCAATCCGATTAGTACACAAACCAGCAAATCCTCCGAGGCAGCGAGTGGACACAGTACAGTTCGCTGCTCGGGATGCTCGCTGGTCCTGCTGACTGTCGACTGCATGAGCCAGTCTGACCCGCTGCCCTGATCCTTTTCTTTACTGCAAAGTTGCCTTTCACAAAGATGCATCCCCATGTTTACTATAGAGGGATTTTAAAGGGATTTTTGTATGAAATCAAAGCATACATCTGCTTGGCattaaattaatcagcaacCATTCTGAAATTATCCAACCAAgaggatttgatgcttttccctactgtatatataatagtAAACTCTCCGTATGGTCTGTTGTTTGAATagtagaaatgtattttgaattTACCCCCTTTAGCTTGTGGACTTTATAAATTGcccttttcactattttctgacataatTAAGAGAATAATTACCAAATGATTCAATCTGAAGCTAATGATACAGCCCCATTACTCTTTCTCAACTCGGCTGTGATGAGAGCTATTTAGAAATGGCAGCGACTCGCATGAATGTACTGAATTCATTACCCACAAAGCACGGATGAATAGAAGCTTTTAGAATTCATTATTCCAAAAACATGGAAGCTCATTAAGTAATCCACATTTAAGGGCAGAAACATATGAAATGGTGCTTTTACATGTACTATTTTGTGCATGTGCCATTTGGTACAGTATTATCTTCTCAGCATCATTCAGTATAAAACTCTCAGGCTTTTTCTGAGTTGTAGCTAAAAACAAGTAATGTCTTCAAATTATGACCAAACTATTGATTAATAAAACAATCTTTCACTATTCTTTTACATGTTACGTTTGCACTCATACCATAGTGTTGCACAAACACTTTACATGGATGGAAATGGCATCTAGTTAACAACTACAGTAGCTGGTAGCTGgttaatatatcaatattatatcatgatgagactagatattgtcttagattttggatatcaaaatattgtgatatagcatttgtgttgtcttttcctgcttttaaaggctgcattacagtaaaatgatgtaattttctgaatATACTGTTGATTATTTATGAATAATCTCATTCTGTAAATATTActatgatatttgattttgccGATTGTGCACAGCCctactagctggtgaacatagtggagcatttagcagctagaGAGCCAGATAtctccctcaggagttggtagagagcagaaacagagctaacagagagtgaatatttgacttacattcaccagatggacagaaacatgactccaaattaatgataatgttgctccgtAACtactggatgtggaaataaattCAACATATCAATTTAAAGGTTGTCAATATTGTGTTTAAGTCTTGTTTCAGCTATCCCCAAGTGGACACCAAATGTTTTCTTAATGTATCAATTAAGTAAACTAAATTAATATCATGaaggaaattatttttaaacaagTATCATCAGCTTTATATCAGCagaatattttactttattcacatactgtactgtacctaCTGTAAAGATCAGTCTGCAGTCTTTTGCACTGTGATTCATTCCAACTTAGCCAGAGAACCTACAGGTCTCTGAGCCCGCCCACTGAGATTTACCTCCACCAATGAGAACATTTCTTCCTCCAGAACAGCTCTGCCTCCAAGCAATGTTTGTATAACTGTAACTCCAATCAGACTCACCACGGGATTTCTATGTGTACCAGCTTTATCACAGCAGTGGGAGGTCCGCATGAGCCGCTGTCATTCAAAACCCACGcaaacaccacacaccacaTATGCCTGCTGCAGACTCGTTTCAATAACAcaatgatggatggaaaaataaaaaaaagaggagaagaaaaacaccTGAGCTTCTTTTGCAGTATTACCTGACAGGGCTGTGCACATGGCAGCGAAGGCACTGAGCTTCAGTTTGTTCATGACACTAAAGCAGGGACATTGCTCAAGGGTCATCAGAATCCCGCCTGCGAAGAGCAAGGTGAGGTACAAACTCTCCGCCACTATACACAACCACAGGACTCCTGGGGGAAAAACAGAAGacgagagatggagagagagagggaggaaaggaaaggaaggagagacagaattGAGTTGTGTTGTCTTAATAATACCGTGTCCCTGCTGAATAATCCCACTTGTCTGAAGGCAGGCATGAATCTGACTGCATGGTCGAAGGTCTAGATGTTCAGAACATGCAAGGCTTGCAAAAATACAATTTCACTGTATTGGTATGAGGACTCGCTCCTGGTAGACTGAAGATACATTAAAAAAGGAACTGTGGGTTATTGGCTGTATTGGAGTATTTTGTCCTATATCACTTTTAGTCACAAATTGTGCAAAACATCACTCTAATTTGGGGTCCTTATAAATATGTGATTGATCGTTTGATGGCTCAAAATGATTTTATAACAGGCATCAAAGTATTGTTGAAATGACTGATTCTGTCAGCTGTGTCACCTCTTTATTATACTATCTGTATTCAGGATTGCGTAACTAAATTAAACTCTGACATCCATACATTTTACTcatgatttaacattttatatttccatAATTTTACCAACCTCTTTCATGTTCAGGTGCAATCTCTGAGAAGTCTCGACAGTCAAACCCTGCGATCAGACAAAAGACACAATCAACAGTGAAACCAGTTCTCTTTTTGGAATGAGTGACactttctttcatattttttagCTTCACAATTATAGGAATAATACAAGTTATTACACTTGTTTAATAAGAAATGTCAGATATGATTGATTTGGTTATTATAATACAAAAGAATGAAGGCAAATAAATGATAACAATCAGCAGCGACAACAATCTAGTGAACAGGATTGGAATAAAACAGCAGGTATAATTCAACATAATGCAACATCAAGACagtgaagagaaaaggagatTTACAGCATTTACAGGACGTACAGTATACTGTACAGATGAGCAGTTAAGATTTGCCCAAAATCCTCTCAGCACATCACGTATATTTAAtctgcaggaaataaaataagcagaatgtGCAGAATATGTAAAGTTAAATGATCATATCACCAGTTCTGCTGTTATATAGATTAGCACAGATAACGTCTTGTGCAGAAATGTACTATGTAAGGTTTAATTAACCTTATAAACATTAAATACTCAATCATACACCTGCACTTAAATAGATAAATCCAGTCTAGAAAGGAAATTACATTATTGCATTATTAGAGTCATTTCAGACAGTGAAATTAATTAGTCCAAACACAGACAGCTTTGGATATGAATTGATTATCATCAGGTGATAATCTCTGAATTGACTCTGAGCCCAAATCCCAGTAAAAAGCCCCAGCAGTTATTCAATTATTCACTGGAGATTATCCAGGGTTTGTCTGTAGATGTGGAGAGACTTAATATGAGCTGtataatgttacatttaaaaagttaggGCTGATCTTGCCTTtgagatatatttttttatagcttggtgttttctttttctaagAAACCAGcttgcatacagtatatacgGCTCATATTGGTCAGCACTGTACATTAAAGAGTTTGTCTTAAGGTTGCATGCAAATCCTTatattttatccttttatttTACTCTCATTTCCTCTATTTTAGTCTTATTACCCGAGATTATGAAACCGAATGGGATGGCTTGCATGCAACGCTAAGAGATATTATTTTTAATCCAGTTCTGACTGAGAGTAGCTTCGCAAGCAACGTTAATAAATGAATCTTACAAATGATTAATGCATTTGCTTTTTCTGCATTTTGACCCATATAACAGATACATTATGGACTTCTTGTACTTTCCTGTGGCATTAATTAATTTCACCAGTCTATGTGCAAATTGCCAATTAAATCATCACTTTAAACCCCAGAAGGTCCTTGTCCTGATGGAAAAGTTATTAAACAGACTTTCTGATCACATATATTTCAAACTATATAAACAGAGCATCCACCATGTGCTAGAAGactgtgttttatttcactgcAGTTTTCTTTGCAGGATAGTCTACTATTGTCAGAGTTAAGTGTCTAATACTTCAGCACTGTGGGACAATCACTGGACCCGTCCCACTTTGTGACAATTTTATTAGCGGGAGTTATTGACTCAAACTGCAGGTAAACTTGCTCTAGTGCATCCTCACCTGCTGTTGTTATTTGCTGGTGAAATGCagagaaaatagaaatatgtgaatttgctttttaaatatttctgtttagctttatcctttaaactATAGCTGCTGCAACATCTCATAACAAGCTGTTATATGTTGATGGGGTGAATATTTCTAAACTGTGCTTTTCAAAAAGTGTTTCCTccatcatcacttcctgtctttgaacACCTAGCTGAAGCTGCTGTCTTACCGTTCATGTCAGCGGCCTGCTCACAGGAGAAAAATATACCcgtgtggaacttcttcagtAGAAACTTCTCCTCGCCAGTCTCAAAGATGTACTGCACCAATCGGCTGTCGTTGATGTTTGAGCTGTTGAAGCGGATGCAGAAGAACTGCTTCACCTTCAGTGGCGGTCCTGTGCAGAAGGGCTTGACCACCTTCCTGGTCCCCTCGCACCAGTAGCTGGTGGTGACCGCTGACAAGGCAAAAGCGAATGCCACAAAGTTAAGGGTGATTGCCAGAGAAGCCCGCCGTCCGCGCTCTAGCCTCATGGTCGAGGCCAGGccagatgaaatgaaatgaaaaggcaACTAATCCTGGCTTTCAATATGTAGCCACCGTGTTTCGCCTCCCAGCAGATATATCAAATCTTCATAATCTCGGTGCATTTGGGTCTCCTTGGGTGAGAAGGAGAATTCTGTGCATCCTTCTGCCGACTTTGATGATACGCTACCACCTTGATTAAAGGATTCATTCTCTTTACTTCCAGGGAAACAATAGAAACCCATTGCACTGCAACGACTCTTTGTTTCTCTCCGCTTCATTTGAACTATTTCACTCTTCACTCTCTGCAGCTCATCTATCCCCATCGCTCCTCCCCTTCTACAAATCTTTGCCAGCAATATCATCCATTACAAATGGCAAATTATAGTCCAGACTTCCTCTGagcatattaataaaaaaagattactAAAATATTAGATTATTTTCCAGTGCAAGGCTCTTCCTGTTTACAATTCCCTGAGTTTTCTGCATTTCATGTCAAGCAAATCTCAGAGTAATTTCAGCCACAGACATAAGATCAAATGTTTTACAGTCAGTGAACCATGACATAATATGCATAGTCTTATATGAAAATCCATCcataatgtgtgtgcatgcgggGAAAATCTCTTCATGTCTAATAGTCCGCTGAAGTGGGATGCACCGGCCAAATGAAGACAAATTACTTACAGGAGCGTGTGAAGTAGATGACAGATGTTAAGAGGAAACATCTGCTGCCGTTGCTTTGGTTTGAGCTGTAATTTACTGCAGGTAAATT encodes:
- the LOC128379329 gene encoding germ cell-specific gene 1-like protein → MRLERGRRASLAITLNFVAFAFALSAVTTSYWCEGTRKVVKPFCTGPPLKVKQFFCIRFNSSNINDSRLVQYIFETGEEKFLLKKFHTGIFFSCEQAADMNGFDCRDFSEIAPEHERGVLWLCIVAESLYLTLLFAGGILMTLEQCPCFSVMNKLKLSAFAAMCTALSGLCGMVAHMMFTTIFQLAVAMGPEDWRPKTWDYSWSYALAWGSFGTCMGSAVTALNRYTKTIIEFKYKRRNIEKNLLVKQKMIELNIPEQMWDMYLTAAPAYTEAPPELPVNGNKPSTGTTTYEVETDSAPEQQGEAYC
- the LOC128378712 gene encoding protein NATD1-like, with protein sequence MAFNIFSRLTALTWRVKSYPTAFTALSSSCRLTVDHDRHNQRFSVSPDSGAGADECAVLRYKFTGEKEVDLMSTYVPESFRGQGIAALLSQAALNFLVEENLKAHVSCWYIKKYIDENPHKGFKDLIIT